The genomic DNA ATAGGAACTGTAGAGGATATATTTTATGACCCTAGACATCCATATACTTGGGGGTTGTTGGGTTCATTACCTACTTTAGATTCGCAGGATGACTATTTATATAATATACCTGGAATGCCTCCAAATTTATTGAACCCACCAAAAGGAGATGCTTTTGCAATAAGGAATAAAAATGCACTTAAGATAGATTATGAAAAAGAGCCACCAATGTTTAAAATTAATGATACACATAGTGCAGCAACTTGGTTATTGCACCCAGATGCACCTGAAGTAGATGTACCAGTTAGAGTAAATTGTGGAAGGGTGATTTCTAATGAATAGAGAAAAAATACTGGAAATAAAAAACTTAAAGCAATATTTTCATTTGGACAAAAGTACTACTGTAAAAGCAGTTGATGATATAAGTTTTGATATATATAAGGGTGAGATATTTGGATTGGTAGGAGAGTCGGGTTCAGGAAAATCTACAACTGGTAAAACTATAATAAGACTACATGAATCTACTGGTGGAGAAGTAATTTACAAAGGAAATTGCATATCAGATAAAAAAACGTACAAATTTATAAAAAAAGATGTAAACAAAAGTATGCAGATTATTTTTCAAGATTCTACTTCATCATTAAATCCACGTATGACAATTGCAGATATAATTTCAGAGCCACTAAAAATTCAAGGTATCTGTAAAAATAAAACAGATAGAATGAATAAAGTATATGAGATGCTAAAGCTAGTAGGACTTGATAGAAGTTATGCAAATAAGTATCCATCTGATTTTTCAGGTGGACAAAGACAGCGTATTGGCATAGCACGAGCTCTTTCAGTAGACCCAGAATTTATAATAGCTGATGAGCCTATAGCTTCTTTGGATGTGTCTATACAAGCACAAATAGTAAATTTATTTAAAAAGTTGCAACAAGAAAAGAATTTAACTTGTTTATTTATAGCTCATGATTTATCTATGGTGAGACATATTAGTGACCGTATAGGAGTTATGTATAATGGAAAATTAGTAGAATTGGCAGATTCAAATGAATTGTATAATAATCCTATTCATCCATATACAAAATCACTACTTTCTGCAATTCCTGTTCCTGACCCTAGATATGCTAAGTCAAGAAATAGAATAGAGTATAATTCTAATGGATATGATTGTTCAAATGAAAAGTTATTAAGTTGGATTGAGGTTTCAGATGGACATTTTGTATATTCTTCTAAATCAGACATAAATAAATACCAACAAAATTTAAAAGTTGTTTAGTATAAAAATACTTGAACAGGTATTTATTTGAAATACAAACTAAAACCCTATTTTTGGAGAAATTTTAAAACTACTCCAAAATAGGGTTTTTTATTTCTACTTTTCAAATATAATAAATTCAAATATAATAAAATTAAAAACAAGTAAAGTATGTTGTTAAGAAAGTACTATAAAATTAAAAATAGTAATGTAGAAAAAATGAGCAATAATCTTATTTTTTCTACAATAATTTTCTATAATTTAAAGTAAGGAAAGTTTGATAAATTATAACCTTAGTTAAAGAATAAGAGTTTATTAAAAAATAAAGTGTGTATAGGGGTTTTAGTTAATAAAATACTATAATGTAGGGGAGCTTGTAATGATATATAAAAAAGATAAAGTAATGAAAGTTTTAGAATCATCATATAGGGAAAATGAAAAAGGGATTACAGCTAACCAATTATCAGAAAAGACAGGAATTGCAAGAAACAATATAAGTACATATTTAAACCAATTATTCAATGAGGGTATGGTTACGAAGATAAAAGGAAGACCTGTGTATTATATCCCTGCAAATCTTAACCTTAACAAGAATGAATTGCTTGATACACAAAGTGAGTTGCTTGGCATAAAAAAAGGAACAAAAGTAGAAAACAAAATAAAAAAAGATAGTTTTGAAACACTAATAGGTAAAGAACATAGTTTAAGACCTATAATAGAAAAATGCAAGGTCGCAATGCTCTATCCTACAAATGGACTTCATACTATTATCTATGGAGAAACAGGAGTAGGAAAGAGTATGATTGCTAGATATATGTACGATTATTCTATAGATAGTGGAATTAGAAAAAATAAAGCTCCTTTTGTAACATTTAATTGTGCTGATTATGCTAATAATGCACAATTACTTATGGGACATATTTTTGGGGTAGAACAAGGAGCTTATACAGGTGCAGAATCTTCCAGAAAAGGTCTTTTGGAAATTGCAAATGGAGGGATACTATTTTTAGATGAAATTCATAGACTACCAGCAGAAGGTCAAGAAATGTTGTTTACTTTTATAGATAAGGGAACATTTAAAAGACTAGGAGATGCAACGAAAGAAAGAGAGTCTAAGGTATTAATAATATGTGCTACTACAGAAAATCCGACATCAACACTATTAGATACATTCAATAGAAGAATACCAATGAAAATAGAAATACCATCATTGAGAGATAGGACAATGATTGAAAGAATGGAATTAGTCAAAAATTTTTTCAAGGAAGAATCAAAAAGTATTTCTATTTCAATAAAAGTACATAAAGAAATAATTAAATCACTATTACTTTATGATTGTAAAAATAATGTAGGTCAACTTCAAAATGATATAAAATTAGCTGTTGCAAATGGATACCTAAGATATAAAAGAGATAATAAAGAACCAGTTTATATAGAGAAAAAATATTTTGATAAATCTATAAATGAAGTGAGTGATGATTATAGAGAGAAGTCTATTAAAGCAGATGAAGTTATAACACATGGAATAGAATATTTTGTATTTACGTCATTAGGAGAAGAAGAAGTTATTAACTACAATGATATAAATATTATTAATGCAGTAAATACTAATCTTAATAAATCTGTAGAAATGAATATAGCAGATGCTTCTCTATTTAATAATGTTAAGTTTAAAAGCATGTGTGAATCAATAAGACAAATTATTAAAGAAGATGAAGAAATAGATATAAGTGAATCAATATTTAAGTCAATGGCAATTTATATAAAAAGTGTATTGGATAAAAGTAGCTCTACAAACAACATAGATTTGAATCAAATTAGAAGAAATAACAGAAGTGAATTTAAAACAGCATTAAAAATAGTTGGAATAATTGAAAATGAATTTGATTTATTTTTATCTATAGAAACTGTAGCATATATTACATTATTCATAGTACAAGCTAAACAAGATGAACAAAATAAAATAGTGAATAACATTAATATTATAGTTGCTATGCATGGAGAAACTACAGCAAGTAGTATGGTAAAAGCAGTTGGTGATATTATTGGAAAGTGCAGTGCTATTTCTTTCGATATGAAGTTAGATAAAAGCTATGATGAAGTAATTGTAGATTTTAAAAATTTAATTAATAATATAGACAATAAAGATGTATTACTATTTACAGATATGGGTTCATTAAACTCTTTTGATGAAATTATAAAGAAAGAAAAAAAGTGTGGAGTAAGAGTAATTCCTATGGTGACGACATTAACTGTGTTAGAAGCAGTTCAGAAGGCCAATATGGGATTACCTTTAAATGACGTATACAACTCTATCACTAACACGAGAAAGTACTATTTTGGAACTAATGAAATTCAAAATAAAGAAAATCTGTCTAAAACAATTATTATAGCATCACATGTTTCAGAAGGTGTAGATAATAAAACAAGAAAAATATTAGAAGAAAAGATGAGTAGGTACTTAGATGGAATAGATATTATATCTGTCCCATATAAAACAGAAAAAGATTTAAGTTTAAATATTACGAAACTTAAAGAAAGTAGTAATATTGTTGCAGTAATCAATGAACAAAGAATTAATATTAGAGGAATTGACTATATTAGCAAAAAAGATATAGATAAGGATGAAAATATCAATAAATTAAAAAATATTATAAAGATAAGTATAGGTTATGATGATGTAGTTGAAGGTTTAAAGACATCCTTAAAAAGCTCTAATTATAATAGGATATTTAAAGATATAAAATATGTGTCTGATGAATTGTTTTTAGTATTTAATATAGAAAAGAAATACGATAAAGTAATTGGACTTATGATGCATTTAGCTTTCATGGTAGATGGGTTGATTGGAAATACTAGAGAAATTGAAAAGCTTGATAAAGAAAAAACACTTGATTATCACAAGAGCCTAAGCAAAATAAAAGATATAGTATCTCAATTAGATAAAAAATATAATATAGAAATTAATGAAAAAGAGTGCTATCAAATATTATTAATATTAGAATATGCAGAAATAATCGAAAAAGATTACCAATGAGTATAAAAACTTATTTGGTAATTTTTTTTAGTCTAAAATAATATTAATATTAGACACATATAAATATACTTAGACAAAGTATCTAAGTTTTGATGATAAAAATGATTGAAATAACAGTGTTTTAAAGTGTCTAAAAAAACTGGCATAATACTTGCTTATATTATTAAATGAGTAATATAAATAATTAAAATTTAAATAAAAAGGAGTAAATAATATGCAAGATAAAATATTAAGAGATAAAAAGGCAAATGACCCATGGGCAAGAATGACTACAAGAAACGGATTTAGTGCAGACGAAATAATATCGTCATTTCAAAAAGCTATAAGAAGAAATATGGTGGAAGAAGCTTGTGAATTTGCTTATGAACTATATATATCATCACCAGAATTAGAAGATAAGCTATGGAGAAGGATACTTACAATATCAGTTGAAGATATAGGAATGGGGGACCCATCAGCTGTAATAATCATAAATAATTTAAATCAAGTAAGAAAGGAATATTCATATGCAGATGGAGACAGACCTTTATTTTTCATACATGCAATAAGATATCTTTGTGCATGTGAGAAAGATAGATCAAGTGATTTATTAAAAAATATAATTATAAAAGGATTTGCAATGGGTAAAGTTCCAGAAGTTATGGACGTGGCACTTGACAAGCATACATATAGAGGATTAGAAATGGGAAGGGATTCATTCCACTTTTTAAATGAAGCTAGTATAGTAATACCAGAAAAAGAAGTAGATAATGATTATAAAGAAAGATACTTAAAAATATTAGAAAAATATAAGCAAGAAGAAGTTATAGATACGGCTTTCAAGTTTAATCATTGGCAGTACTAAGAATTAGAGTAAATATTACTAAGAATTAAAATAAAATAATAAGAATTAAAGTAAAAACTGATAGGAATTAGAGTAAGAATTGGCTGATAAAAAATTAGAAAACAAAAGAGGTTAGATATTGTAGGAGGGTAATTATGAATATTTTATTAGTATGTGCAAATGGAGCTTCAACAGGTGTACTTGTGGAAAAGATGAAAAGTTTTTGTAGTGAGCATGAAAAGTTAAAAACTAAAACTATAAATATAGAGGCAACATCATTTGAAAATTTAAAATCATACATTGAAGCTAATGATACAGATGTAGTACTTGTAGCACCACAAATTAGGTTTAAGGAAGATGATGTAGTTGAAGCTTGTAAGAATTACAAAATAGCAGTTGGTTTAATAGATACTAAGCATTATGGTCGTATGGATGCTCCTTCTGTTATGAAGTCGGCAATCGAATTATATAAAAATAGATAATTGGGGGGAATAAAAATGGAAGCACTTCAAAATAATTTAAGAAGATTTCTTCTTCCAATAGCACAAAAGATTGAAAAACAAAGGCATCTTCAAGCTATAAAAGAAGGTATGATAAGTATTACCCCAATAATAATTGTTGGTTCTTTAAGTATGTTATTTATGGCATTAAACAATATGTTACCTGAAGGAAGTGCAAAAACATTATTATCTGAAAATATGGATACATTACTTATCCCTAATAAATTTACTATGAGTTTATTATCTATATATTCAGCATTTTTTATAGCTCAGGCACTAGCTAAAAAATATAATCTTAATCATGTAGAAATAGGTATGACAGCAGTTGTTGCACAACTTGTTGTATGTGGACAAGTAGTAGATGGTGTATTAGATACAAGTTATTTAGATGCACAAGGTTTATTTGTAAGTATATTAGTAGCACTTTTAGTAGTTGATATTACTAAGTTTATGAATGATAAAAATCTCGTAATTAGATTTCCAAAAGAAGTACCTAGTGTAGTAAATAAAAGTTTTAGAAACTTAACTCCAATGATAGTATGTATAATGTTATTTACAGCAATAGCAGCAATAACTAAAAATGTCTCAGGTCAACCACTACCAGCTATTATAATGAATTTCTTAGCACCAGCTATAAGCAGTGTAGATAATGTTTTTGCAGTAACTATAATACTATTTATAACTCAATTATTATGGTTCTTTGGGCTTCATGGAGCAGCAATAACTTCAAGTATATGGATGCCAATAGCAGCTACATATATGGCAGAAAATGCAACACTGATAGCAGCAGGAGGAGACCCAAAATATGTGTTTACAATAGGATTTTACTATGGTTTCTTGCAAGTAACTGGTTCAGGGATAACTTTGGGATTAGTGTACCTTATGTCAAGAAGTAAGTGTAAAAGTTTTAATAGTATGGGAAAAGTTGTGATTTTACCATCACTATTTGGAATAAATGAGCCAGTAATATTTGGAACACCAATAGTTATGAACCCATATATGTTTGTACCATTTGTATTTGGACCTGTATTGGTTGGAGCACTTAATTTTATGGCATTAAAAGTAGGATTACCTATTGCAGAACCACCAGGTTTTTTACCTCCAGGGGTTGCAGCATTTTTGATGACATTAGATTGGAAGGCAATCGTATTAGTATTTGCAAGTATAATACTTATGACCTTGATATATTATCCATTCTTTAAGATAATGGAGAAGGAAGAATTAAATAAAAATGCAGAATTAGCTACAACATTAGATGATGATAGCTTTGATTTTTAACAAGTCATTAGAAGGAGAAGGATATGGTACCTGAAATGGAAGAAAAAGTATTTAGTATAATATCAGAAGCAGGAGATGCTAAAAGTGATGTAATGATGTCTCTTAAGGAAATAAAAAAAGGTGACTACAATAAAGCAAAACACCTTTTAAATTCAGCCTCAGAGAAAATACAAACAGCATCAAAGTATCATTTAGAATTACTATCAAATGCTATGAATAGTGAAGATAGTGGGACTGATTTTTTAGTTGTGCACTCTGAAGACCATTATTCAAATGCATTATTTGCTCATTCTTTAGTATCTGAACTTGTAGATATATTTGAGATGATGGACCCAAGAATTAATAAGAATTAAATTTCTTGTAAATAGTGCTTGAAGTTTGGCTATAGTTTATTAAATTAATAGATTTAATAAATGAACTCCCTTTTACTTTAAAGTACTAGTATTTATAAATATATTTATAAATACAGTAAATTTTTAAATAGAAAAGGAGATATTATTATGGAAAAATTTTCAGTAGTAATAGCTGGAGGAGGAAGTACATATACCCCAGAAATCATATTAATGTTGCTAGATAACTTAGATAGGTTACCATTAAGAGCAATCAAATTATATGATAATGATGAAGAAAGACAAAATAAGGTAGCTAAAGCTTGTGAAATACTAATAAAGGAAAAGGACCCTAATATAGAGTATTTAGCAACAACATGCCCTAAAGAGGCTTATACAGATGTAGATTTTTGTTTAGCTCATATAAGAGTTGGAAAACTTGAAATGAGAGAACTAGATGAAAAGATACCTCTAAAACATGGGGTAGTTGGTCAAGAAACTTGTGGACCAGGTGGAATAGCTTATGGAATGAGGTCTATAGAAGGTGTTCTTGAAAACATAGATTATATGGAAAAGTATTCTCCAAATTGTTGGATGTTAAATTATTCTAATCCAGCATCAATAATAGCGGAAGCTGTTAGAAGGTTGAGACCTAATTCTAGGGTAATAAATATTTGTGATATGCCAATAGGTATGGAACATAATATAGCAAGGATTGCAGGACTCAAATCTCGTAAACATATGGATATAAGATACTTTGGATTAAATCACTTTGGTTGGTATACTTCAATTAAAGATAAAAAAGGAAATGAACTTTTACCAAAATTAGTAGAACATATAAAAGAATATGGTTTTATAAATGGTGAAGAAGGAATGAAAAATGACAAGAAAGATAGTTGGTTTGAAACTAATTTATTTACTAAAGAAATAGTAAAAACAGATTTAACTACAATACCAAGTAGTTACTTAAAGTACTATCTATTTCCAGATTATGTTGTAAATCATTCTGATGTAAATTATACTCGTGCCAATGAAGTTATTGATGGAAGAGAAAAAGAAGTTTTTGGTTCATGTGCATTGATAGAAAAGCAAGGACATTCTAAGGGCAGTGGGCTTAAGATAGGAATACATGCAGAGTTTATAGTGGATTTAGCTACAGCTCTAGCTTTTAATACACAGGAACGTATGTTATTGATAGTTCAAAATAATGGAGCTATAGAAAATATACAAGATGATGCTATGGTTGAAATTCCATGTATAGTTGGAAAAGACGGGTATGAACCATTATCAATAGGGAAAATACCAACATTCCAAAAAGGTTTAATAGAACAACAATTAGCAGTTGAAAAATTAGTAGTTGATGCTTGGATTGAGAAGTCTTATAATAAATTGTGGCAAGCACTTATGCTATCTAAGACAGTTCCTAGTGCAACAGTTGCAAAAGAATTACTAGATGATTTAATAGAAGCAAATAAAAATTATTGGCCAAAACTTAATTAAGAATAATATATTTTTAAAGTTCCTACAGTTTAGTACATAGCCTAGTTAATGTATTTGTAGGGACTTTATTTATTTACAAATGAGATACAAGTGGCAAACATAGTGTATTTTGCAGTTAGGAAAGTAGGTTTAGTTACTTGTTAGTTGGATTAAATTTAGGTACAATAATTTACTATCAATCAATAGAAATAACCAGAGAAGTTGCATAATAAAAAATTTACACTTTTAACAGGATTTATGTAGGTGTTTATAGAAATAAATAAATATGTACATAAATACATAATTATTTTTAAGTCTAAAATACAAGAATGGAGAGATGGCTATGAAGTGGAGAGATTATGCTGATGATGTAAATTTATTTGAGGATTTTGATAAAACTATCAAGCCTCTAACTGACGAACAAAGAAGAAAAAATATAAACACTTTAATTGCATATTTTTCAAAAGAAGTTCCTTCTAAAATATACAATTTATCAAATGATGAAATTAAGCCTAGAGATATACTTAGAGGACTTTTGAATGTATATCCACCAAAAGAAATTGCTCCAGAGATACTTAATATGTTACATAATTTATTGTTGATTGAATGTGAAGAAAGAGAGTTAGTAGATGTAAATGATATAGAAGAAGTAGAGGAAGGGATTGCCATATGGAGAGGTAATATAACGAATTTAAGAGCAGATGCAATAGTAAATGCTGCAAATAACAAGTTATTAGGGTGTTTACAACCATTACATCTATGCGTGGATAATGAGATACATTCATGCGCAGGTCCTAGACTTAGAGAAGATTGTGACAAAATAATAAAAAAACAAGGGCATTTAGAATATACTGGAGATGCTAAGATAACTAGAGGTTATTGTTTACCTGCAAAATTTGTAGTACATACTGTTGGACCTATTGTATCTGGTGGTCAGCCAAGTAAAGAGCAAGAAAAGCAACTGCTTCATTGTTATAAATCATGTTTAAATACAATAAAAGAAATTGATGAAATAAAAAATATTGTTTTTTGTGGAATTTCTACAGGTGTATTTGGTTATCCAAAAAAAGAGGCAGCTAATCTTGCTGTAAGTAGAGTTAGACTATGGCTAAAAGAAAATCCTGAAAAAAATTTAAAAGTTGTATTTAATGTGTTTACTGAAGAAGAAGAAGAGAAATATAGAAGAATATTTAAATAATATTATGTAACAGAATCCTAAAAATACTTATTATATAATACAAATTCATTGTATAAGATAATAATTTACAAGTAGTAAAAATTAATAAAATATAATTTGTATTTTTAATAAATAAGTAGGTATAATAGAAATTATAAGAATAGTATAATCAATTATGCTATTACTTAGAAAATATAATATAGGAAAATTGTATGGTAAATAAATATGAAAAATAGTTTTAAAAATTGTATTAGTTTAAGAAATAAATTTATAATTATATCAATTGTGTTTCTATTAATCCTATTAATTGTATCTTATATATTTGGCAAATTAGTGTATAATAGTTCAGTTGGTTTAGAGCAGTTAATAAAAAACGAAGATATAGTAAAAATATTTTCTGAGAGAAAAGATAAACCACTGGAGAAATTAAAAAACTACAAGACATCTGAATTAATGATACAAAGTTCTAATAATTACAAGCTTGAAAGTCTTTTTATAACTTCAAATATAAAGACAAGAGATACTATGATACTTGTTCATGGAATTGGAAGTAGTTACTATGAAATGTTAAAGGTAGCATATAGATATTTAGATAAAGGTTATAATGTATTAGTTTATAATCAAAGAAATACTGGTAATAGTGGTGGAGATAATTACACATTTGGTCTTTATGAAAGGTATGATTTAGATAGTCTAGTTAAATTTGTAAAAAATAAATTTCCTGAAGGAAGATTAGGAGTGCATGGATTTTCCATGGGGGCAGGGACAGCTGCTATGCATTCAGAGATAAATTCAAAAGATGATAAGGTCGATTTTTATATACTGGATTCTCCTTATTCTGAAATGAAAG from Clostridioides difficile ATCC 9689 = DSM 1296 includes the following:
- a CDS encoding ABC transporter ATP-binding protein — encoded protein: MNREKILEIKNLKQYFHLDKSTTVKAVDDISFDIYKGEIFGLVGESGSGKSTTGKTIIRLHESTGGEVIYKGNCISDKKTYKFIKKDVNKSMQIIFQDSTSSLNPRMTIADIISEPLKIQGICKNKTDRMNKVYEMLKLVGLDRSYANKYPSDFSGGQRQRIGIARALSVDPEFIIADEPIASLDVSIQAQIVNLFKKLQQEKNLTCLFIAHDLSMVRHISDRIGVMYNGKLVELADSNELYNNPIHPYTKSLLSAIPVPDPRYAKSRNRIEYNSNGYDCSNEKLLSWIEVSDGHFVYSSKSDINKYQQNLKVV
- a CDS encoding sigma 54-interacting transcriptional regulator, which codes for MIYKKDKVMKVLESSYRENEKGITANQLSEKTGIARNNISTYLNQLFNEGMVTKIKGRPVYYIPANLNLNKNELLDTQSELLGIKKGTKVENKIKKDSFETLIGKEHSLRPIIEKCKVAMLYPTNGLHTIIYGETGVGKSMIARYMYDYSIDSGIRKNKAPFVTFNCADYANNAQLLMGHIFGVEQGAYTGAESSRKGLLEIANGGILFLDEIHRLPAEGQEMLFTFIDKGTFKRLGDATKERESKVLIICATTENPTSTLLDTFNRRIPMKIEIPSLRDRTMIERMELVKNFFKEESKSISISIKVHKEIIKSLLLYDCKNNVGQLQNDIKLAVANGYLRYKRDNKEPVYIEKKYFDKSINEVSDDYREKSIKADEVITHGIEYFVFTSLGEEEVINYNDINIINAVNTNLNKSVEMNIADASLFNNVKFKSMCESIRQIIKEDEEIDISESIFKSMAIYIKSVLDKSSSTNNIDLNQIRRNNRSEFKTALKIVGIIENEFDLFLSIETVAYITLFIVQAKQDEQNKIVNNINIIVAMHGETTASSMVKAVGDIIGKCSAISFDMKLDKSYDEVIVDFKNLINNIDNKDVLLFTDMGSLNSFDEIIKKEKKCGVRVIPMVTTLTVLEAVQKANMGLPLNDVYNSITNTRKYYFGTNEIQNKENLSKTIIIASHVSEGVDNKTRKILEEKMSRYLDGIDIISVPYKTEKDLSLNITKLKESSNIVAVINEQRINIRGIDYISKKDIDKDENINKLKNIIKISIGYDDVVEGLKTSLKSSNYNRIFKDIKYVSDELFLVFNIEKKYDKVIGLMMHLAFMVDGLIGNTREIEKLDKEKTLDYHKSLSKIKDIVSQLDKKYNIEINEKECYQILLILEYAEIIEKDYQ
- a CDS encoding PTS sugar transporter subunit IIB, with the translated sequence MNILLVCANGASTGVLVEKMKSFCSEHEKLKTKTINIEATSFENLKSYIEANDTDVVLVAPQIRFKEDDVVEACKNYKIAVGLIDTKHYGRMDAPSVMKSAIELYKNR
- a CDS encoding PTS sugar transporter subunit IIC; amino-acid sequence: MEALQNNLRRFLLPIAQKIEKQRHLQAIKEGMISITPIIIVGSLSMLFMALNNMLPEGSAKTLLSENMDTLLIPNKFTMSLLSIYSAFFIAQALAKKYNLNHVEIGMTAVVAQLVVCGQVVDGVLDTSYLDAQGLFVSILVALLVVDITKFMNDKNLVIRFPKEVPSVVNKSFRNLTPMIVCIMLFTAIAAITKNVSGQPLPAIIMNFLAPAISSVDNVFAVTIILFITQLLWFFGLHGAAITSSIWMPIAATYMAENATLIAAGGDPKYVFTIGFYYGFLQVTGSGITLGLVYLMSRSKCKSFNSMGKVVILPSLFGINEPVIFGTPIVMNPYMFVPFVFGPVLVGALNFMALKVGLPIAEPPGFLPPGVAAFLMTLDWKAIVLVFASIILMTLIYYPFFKIMEKEELNKNAELATTLDDDSFDF
- a CDS encoding PTS lactose/cellobiose transporter subunit IIA — its product is MVPEMEEKVFSIISEAGDAKSDVMMSLKEIKKGDYNKAKHLLNSASEKIQTASKYHLELLSNAMNSEDSGTDFLVVHSEDHYSNALFAHSLVSELVDIFEMMDPRINKN
- a CDS encoding 6-phospho-alpha-glucosidase, producing the protein MEKFSVVIAGGGSTYTPEIILMLLDNLDRLPLRAIKLYDNDEERQNKVAKACEILIKEKDPNIEYLATTCPKEAYTDVDFCLAHIRVGKLEMRELDEKIPLKHGVVGQETCGPGGIAYGMRSIEGVLENIDYMEKYSPNCWMLNYSNPASIIAEAVRRLRPNSRVINICDMPIGMEHNIARIAGLKSRKHMDIRYFGLNHFGWYTSIKDKKGNELLPKLVEHIKEYGFINGEEGMKNDKKDSWFETNLFTKEIVKTDLTTIPSSYLKYYLFPDYVVNHSDVNYTRANEVIDGREKEVFGSCALIEKQGHSKGSGLKIGIHAEFIVDLATALAFNTQERMLLIVQNNGAIENIQDDAMVEIPCIVGKDGYEPLSIGKIPTFQKGLIEQQLAVEKLVVDAWIEKSYNKLWQALMLSKTVPSATVAKELLDDLIEANKNYWPKLN
- a CDS encoding protein-ADP-ribose hydrolase yields the protein MKWRDYADDVNLFEDFDKTIKPLTDEQRRKNINTLIAYFSKEVPSKIYNLSNDEIKPRDILRGLLNVYPPKEIAPEILNMLHNLLLIECEERELVDVNDIEEVEEGIAIWRGNITNLRADAIVNAANNKLLGCLQPLHLCVDNEIHSCAGPRLREDCDKIIKKQGHLEYTGDAKITRGYCLPAKFVVHTVGPIVSGGQPSKEQEKQLLHCYKSCLNTIKEIDEIKNIVFCGISTGVFGYPKKEAANLAVSRVRLWLKENPEKNLKVVFNVFTEEEEEKYRRIFK
- a CDS encoding alpha/beta hydrolase, with amino-acid sequence MKNSFKNCISLRNKFIIISIVFLLILLIVSYIFGKLVYNSSVGLEQLIKNEDIVKIFSERKDKPLEKLKNYKTSELMIQSSNNYKLESLFITSNIKTRDTMILVHGIGSSYYEMLKVAYRYLDKGYNVLVYNQRNTGNSGGDNYTFGLYERYDLDSLVKFVKNKFPEGRLGVHGFSMGAGTAAMHSEINSKDDKVDFYILDSPYSEMKDAIRMGVLEKRIPDILINYVVTCGDLYNKFKSGFWYSDVKPYESVEKSNVPILFIHGTKDTVCNYQNSKKMYDLVKHDKKDLWLIEGIGHVDGFEHDSTVYFNKIFKFIDSNVLSDKS